Proteins encoded within one genomic window of Deinococcus hopiensis KR-140:
- a CDS encoding putative bifunctional diguanylate cyclase/phosphodiesterase gives MEKRDMQSPEPAAGATLLSALHRYQAPDSLPELEFGRIARFTRSLLRVPLVSISLLGAKRTWLNSTPEVHICGMNRWQVCSAQTILQDGVLTVQDLRRWNGLLRDPVMEREGARAYAGTPLVTSDGQRIGVFAVHDVPPRGFTVEEQSMLQDLAVSVIDALEWSVGVEEWQRMQQYTRSVTFHDSLTSLPNRQLVLDRLEQALQQADRQDCPLGVLVLGLKRFKTVNDALGHAAGDELLQAVAGQLRLAVRPGDCVARFGGDEFAILLPTLRDAQEASQVAQNLLEALSGPFEVQGHTLSVQASIGISLFPTDGRDAQTLINTADTALHQAEAGGNHAYCFYTAQMTSAAQQKLYARCRLSQALKQAELQVHYQPQVDLRTGEVVGMEALLRWLQPDGSWVPPERFIPLAEESDLIIELGEWTLAQACRQVVQWRQAGCPEWDVSVNVSVRQWELPAFLSTVERVLQDTGLPPQRLILEVTESVLLTEAQRSSQLMNHLRTLGVRVALDDFGTGFSSLSQLVHLDVSQLKVDRSFVQCLPDHARYAAVTGMIVSLGQLLGAQVVGEGIETEAQRNALEMLGCDVGQGYLFARPMPPEAVERWYLRGPKASVTSPPRRYPHGFSS, from the coding sequence GTGGAAAAAAGGGACATGCAGAGCCCAGAGCCAGCGGCCGGGGCAACGCTGCTCAGCGCGCTGCACCGCTATCAGGCGCCCGATTCGTTACCGGAACTTGAGTTCGGTCGGATCGCCCGTTTCACCCGAAGCCTGCTTCGCGTTCCGCTGGTCAGCATCAGCCTCCTGGGTGCGAAACGAACCTGGCTCAACTCCACCCCAGAAGTCCATATCTGCGGCATGAACCGCTGGCAGGTCTGCTCCGCCCAAACCATCCTGCAGGACGGAGTGCTCACTGTGCAGGACCTTCGGCGCTGGAACGGCTTGCTGCGGGATCCGGTGATGGAACGTGAAGGCGCGCGGGCGTATGCAGGGACGCCCCTGGTGACTTCCGACGGGCAACGCATTGGTGTCTTCGCGGTACATGACGTGCCACCCCGTGGGTTCACTGTTGAGGAGCAGTCCATGCTCCAGGACCTGGCGGTCAGCGTGATCGATGCATTGGAGTGGAGCGTAGGTGTTGAGGAGTGGCAGAGGATGCAGCAGTACACCCGTTCCGTCACGTTCCACGACAGCCTGACCAGTCTGCCCAACCGACAGCTTGTTCTTGATCGCCTGGAGCAGGCATTGCAGCAAGCCGACCGTCAGGACTGTCCTCTGGGTGTACTGGTGCTGGGCCTCAAACGGTTCAAGACCGTGAACGACGCTTTGGGTCACGCAGCGGGAGATGAGCTCCTGCAGGCGGTCGCCGGACAGTTGAGATTGGCTGTACGTCCCGGTGACTGCGTCGCCCGCTTCGGTGGGGACGAGTTCGCCATCCTACTGCCCACGTTGCGCGATGCTCAGGAAGCGTCGCAGGTTGCCCAGAACCTGCTTGAGGCGCTGAGCGGGCCGTTTGAGGTGCAGGGCCACACCTTGAGCGTTCAGGCCAGCATCGGGATCAGCCTGTTTCCCACAGACGGAAGGGACGCACAGACGCTGATCAACACCGCGGATACGGCGCTCCACCAGGCCGAAGCAGGGGGGAACCATGCGTACTGCTTTTACACGGCGCAGATGACCAGCGCAGCCCAACAAAAGCTGTATGCGCGTTGCAGGTTGTCGCAGGCCCTCAAGCAGGCTGAACTGCAGGTTCACTATCAGCCTCAAGTCGATCTGCGTACGGGAGAAGTGGTGGGGATGGAAGCCCTGTTGCGCTGGCTCCAGCCTGACGGAAGCTGGGTTCCTCCCGAACGCTTCATTCCACTGGCAGAGGAAAGTGACCTCATCATTGAACTTGGGGAATGGACGCTGGCGCAGGCGTGCCGCCAAGTCGTCCAGTGGCGCCAAGCGGGTTGTCCGGAGTGGGACGTGTCGGTCAATGTGTCGGTGCGTCAGTGGGAGCTCCCAGCGTTTCTCAGCACTGTAGAGCGGGTGCTGCAAGACACGGGTTTACCGCCACAACGGCTGATCCTCGAAGTGACGGAGAGCGTCCTGCTCACGGAAGCGCAGCGCTCTTCTCAGCTGATGAACCACCTGAGGACGCTCGGGGTGCGCGTCGCGCTGGATGATTTCGGAACTGGATTTTCAAGCTTAAGCCAGCTGGTTCACCTCGACGTAAGTCAGCTGAAGGTGGACCGGTCTTTCGTTCAGTGCCTTCCCGATCACGCCAGGTACGCGGCGGTTACCGGAATGATCGTTTCGCTGGGCCAGTTGCTCGGAGCGCAAGTGGTCGGCGAAGGGATCGAAACAGAAGCGCAGCGGAATGCCCTTGAGATGCTCGGCTGTGATGTTGGCCAGGGCTACCTGTTCGCCCGGCCGATGCCACCTGAAGCGGTGGAACGCTGGTACCTCAGGGGGCCAAAGGCGTCCGTCACGTCACCGCCACGCCGGTATCCTCATGGCTTCTCCTCCTGA
- a CDS encoding ROK family transcriptional regulator: MSTQKIDQRTARAINSAMILNELRREGPMSRARLAERSGLSAAAISIVASELLEQGLVVLRPDLSDQTSRRSVPLDVNYAGHYAIGMKLNVDSIEVGITDLSLQVLASQVLPLPNGTPRAVVATAEVALEYLMGQVHFKKQRLVGAGMAMAGIIDVTRGICLHSHRHGWTDVPITSMLEERLGVSAWVDNDLNAFATAERLLGRGKQSNNFMVVTFGSGIGGAFVLDGKLFRGAVGGAGELGHMIVEPEGRLCACGRHGCLEAYISEPNILAQWQERHPDQTLPEGDALLELVTQRNESVLELLDEAGRRYGRVLANIVTLFNPELMIITGETVRLGEAVFGPLREELGRNVFGNAQSFTLLVDEQPDPLHTWLRGAAGLAVEQFFNVNSMAKPPMISAADWANRPF, from the coding sequence ATGAGTACCCAGAAGATCGACCAGCGCACAGCGCGGGCGATTAACAGCGCCATGATTCTGAACGAGCTCCGCCGTGAAGGCCCGATGAGCCGGGCCCGCCTCGCGGAACGGTCTGGACTCAGCGCAGCGGCCATCTCCATCGTCGCGTCGGAACTCCTGGAGCAGGGGCTGGTCGTGCTGCGCCCCGACCTTTCTGATCAGACCTCACGCCGATCGGTGCCGCTGGACGTCAATTATGCGGGGCATTACGCCATCGGGATGAAGCTCAACGTCGACTCCATCGAGGTCGGAATCACAGACCTGAGCCTGCAGGTCCTGGCGAGTCAGGTGCTGCCGCTGCCGAACGGCACGCCGCGCGCTGTGGTGGCGACGGCGGAAGTGGCGCTGGAATACCTGATGGGGCAGGTGCATTTTAAAAAGCAGCGCCTGGTGGGCGCTGGTATGGCAATGGCGGGCATCATCGATGTGACGCGCGGGATTTGCCTCCACTCGCACCGGCATGGTTGGACGGACGTGCCGATCACCTCCATGCTGGAAGAGCGGCTGGGCGTCAGCGCCTGGGTGGACAACGACCTGAACGCGTTCGCGACGGCTGAACGTCTGCTCGGCCGCGGCAAGCAGAGCAACAACTTCATGGTCGTGACGTTCGGGAGCGGCATCGGTGGGGCCTTCGTGCTGGACGGCAAGCTGTTCCGAGGAGCGGTGGGTGGGGCCGGTGAACTGGGCCACATGATTGTGGAGCCCGAAGGGCGGCTCTGCGCGTGTGGTCGTCACGGCTGCCTGGAGGCCTACATCTCCGAACCGAACATCCTGGCGCAGTGGCAGGAGCGCCACCCAGATCAGACGCTTCCGGAGGGCGACGCCCTGCTGGAACTCGTCACGCAGCGAAACGAGAGCGTGCTGGAACTGCTCGATGAGGCCGGCCGACGATACGGGCGCGTCCTCGCGAATATCGTCACGCTGTTCAATCCAGAGCTGATGATTATCACGGGAGAAACCGTCCGTCTCGGCGAAGCCGTGTTCGGTCCGCTGCGCGAGGAGTTGGGCCGCAACGTCTTTGGGAATGCGCAATCATTCACACTCCTCGTTGACGAGCAGCCGGATCCCTTACATACCTGGCTACGCGGCGCAGCAGGCCTGGCAGTGGAGCAGTTTTTCAACGTGAATTCAATGGCCAAACCACCCATGATTTCGGCAGCAGACTGGGCAAACCGGCCCTTCTGA
- a CDS encoding Gfo/Idh/MocA family protein, which produces MTHSTVIVGFGFIGKAHYDCLTRLGIPVTGIVDHPTEQLRAFATARGLRLYSDWQEAVSDPDVQVIHNCTPNALHQVINTAAIEAGKHIFSEKPLGIDAQETAQQWQLAQRSAVKHAVNFTYRGYPLVHELRALIQQGTLGEIRFIRGHYLQDWLLFPTDYTWRLHATREETRAVADIGSHLVDLARFVTDLNPRSVYASFETLYEERYYPAGEVKAFEVSEASTETYPVFTEDHATLLIDFGTAKANFEVSQVAAGHKNDLFIEVLGTRGSASWHQERPEELHLGFRDQPKQTIVKSNLLSPVGQSFMHYPAGHPEGYPDAMSNVIRTFHASLSGGASPFATFEDGHIAAQVIEAAVQSQEAMAAVKLGQPAATP; this is translated from the coding sequence ATGACCCACTCCACCGTTATCGTCGGCTTCGGCTTCATTGGGAAAGCACATTACGACTGCCTCACCCGCCTGGGTATTCCCGTCACAGGGATTGTCGATCATCCGACGGAGCAGTTGCGCGCGTTCGCGACAGCGCGGGGCCTGCGGCTTTACAGCGACTGGCAGGAAGCGGTCAGCGACCCAGACGTTCAAGTCATCCACAACTGCACTCCGAACGCCCTCCATCAGGTGATCAACACCGCCGCAATCGAGGCTGGCAAGCACATTTTCAGCGAGAAACCCCTCGGCATCGACGCGCAGGAAACGGCACAGCAATGGCAACTCGCACAGCGCAGTGCGGTGAAGCACGCCGTGAACTTCACATACCGCGGCTATCCCCTCGTGCATGAATTGCGCGCGCTCATTCAGCAGGGCACCCTCGGCGAGATCCGGTTCATCCGGGGGCATTACCTGCAAGACTGGCTGCTGTTTCCCACCGACTACACCTGGCGCCTGCACGCCACCCGCGAGGAAACCCGCGCTGTCGCCGACATCGGCTCACACCTGGTGGACCTCGCGCGCTTCGTGACCGACCTGAACCCACGCAGCGTCTACGCATCGTTTGAGACGCTCTACGAGGAGCGGTACTACCCCGCAGGGGAAGTCAAAGCCTTTGAAGTGAGCGAAGCCTCCACCGAGACGTACCCGGTCTTCACAGAAGACCACGCCACCCTGCTGATCGATTTCGGCACCGCCAAAGCAAATTTCGAAGTCTCGCAGGTCGCCGCAGGCCACAAGAATGACCTGTTCATCGAAGTGCTCGGCACGCGCGGATCGGCAAGCTGGCACCAGGAGCGTCCCGAGGAGCTGCACCTCGGCTTCCGCGACCAACCCAAGCAGACCATCGTCAAATCCAACCTGCTCTCCCCCGTTGGGCAGTCCTTCATGCACTACCCGGCTGGACACCCCGAGGGGTACCCGGACGCAATGAGCAACGTGATCCGTACGTTCCACGCAAGCCTGAGTGGCGGAGCCTCCCCGTTTGCCACGTTCGAGGACGGACATATTGCCGCTCAGGTGATTGAAGCTGCCGTGCAGAGCCAGGAGGCCATGGCAGCCGTCAAGCTCGGGCAACCTGCTGCAACGCCCTAA
- a CDS encoding ROK family protein, whose amino-acid sequence MTHFISTEESQILEGTFWREHTTRQYLSQVTGFSRNKVSSLVSNLLSHGFMQEVGPQPHWRGKNHHLTLNAGLGYLIGVDLGWTSVTVALSTANMTVLHSLNKTLGPYQDQDAVLACITTLIEQVLGLQEIQAHEVLAIGLGLPATVNIEGGLLSVEHLPQWSYAGIHTHLSRAFGVRVFLDNDANIMALGELWIQRRQHPQSEVENMIVIKVGHGIGAGIIANGQLYRGHDGAAGDIGHICIDPEGPVCHCGRRGCLERLASARFIVEAAQRQAALKGSSLGQRFLSPDQIRYEAVLHACREGDPEALEIIQRAGVRLGNVISNFVNFFNPSKVLIGGKIALAGPLLLASIRQTVYSRSQPISSRHLSVDYTQLNERSTVCGALALALLSAFRDAANPQPLHFLQP is encoded by the coding sequence ATGACGCACTTCATCTCCACCGAGGAATCTCAAATTCTTGAAGGGACGTTCTGGCGGGAACACACCACCCGTCAGTACCTCAGTCAGGTCACCGGCTTCTCCCGCAACAAAGTCTCATCGCTGGTCAGCAACCTGCTTAGCCACGGTTTTATGCAGGAGGTCGGGCCCCAACCCCACTGGCGTGGCAAGAACCATCACCTCACCCTCAACGCCGGTCTCGGCTACCTCATTGGTGTGGACCTGGGATGGACCTCGGTGACTGTCGCCCTGTCCACCGCGAACATGACCGTCCTTCACTCTCTGAACAAGACGTTGGGCCCTTACCAGGATCAGGACGCGGTGCTCGCCTGCATCACGACGCTGATTGAGCAGGTGCTGGGGCTGCAGGAGATTCAAGCGCACGAGGTGCTCGCGATTGGACTGGGGCTGCCCGCCACAGTGAATATCGAGGGAGGTCTACTCAGCGTCGAGCACTTGCCTCAATGGTCCTACGCCGGTATTCACACCCACCTTTCGCGTGCGTTCGGCGTCCGCGTCTTCCTCGACAATGACGCCAACATCATGGCCTTGGGCGAATTGTGGATCCAGCGTCGCCAACACCCCCAGTCTGAAGTCGAGAACATGATCGTCATCAAAGTCGGGCACGGTATAGGCGCGGGGATCATCGCCAACGGCCAGCTGTACCGCGGCCACGACGGCGCGGCGGGCGACATCGGCCACATCTGTATCGATCCCGAAGGACCCGTGTGCCACTGTGGACGGCGCGGTTGTCTGGAGCGTCTGGCCAGCGCACGGTTCATCGTCGAGGCAGCCCAGCGTCAGGCGGCGCTCAAGGGAAGTTCACTCGGTCAGCGGTTCTTGAGTCCTGACCAGATTCGTTACGAAGCGGTCCTGCACGCCTGCCGGGAGGGAGACCCCGAAGCCCTCGAGATTATTCAGCGCGCCGGAGTGCGGCTGGGAAATGTCATCTCCAATTTCGTCAACTTCTTTAATCCAAGCAAGGTGTTGATTGGCGGCAAGATCGCCCTGGCGGGGCCACTCCTGCTGGCCTCCATCCGACAGACCGTCTACTCGCGGAGTCAGCCGATCTCCTCACGTCACCTCAGTGTGGACTACACCCAGCTCAACGAACGGTCCACCGTTTGCGGTGCGCTCGCGCTTGCGCTCCTCAGCGCGTTTCGGGACGCGGCGAATCCCCAACCCCTCCACTTCCTCCAACCATGA